The Aquificaceae bacterium DNA segment ATGCAGTGTGAAACCGCTATTTTGGTTAGGATGTTTTTTGGTGAGAATGACAAATACGAAGGAAAGCCTCTTTATAGGTATGTGGTGGAGTTTTGTAGGGAAAAGGGTATTGCGGGTGCTACGGTTTTTAGAGGTATACTTGGCTATGGAAAGTCTTCTGTAATACACAAAGCGAGTATCTTTAGTCTATCTTCTGACCTTCCAATAGTAGTGGAGATAGTGGACTGTGAGGAAAAGGTTCAAGAGATTCTGCCTGAACTTTCAAGACTTGTGAAGGAAGGTGTAATAACCCTTGAAAAAGTAAAGGTTATAAAGCCTTCGTAAGGGAAATTTGCTTTAGAATAGTTTCCTAATGGTTGACATTCTCATAGTGGGAAGACCTAACGTAGGAAAGTCTACTCTCTTTAACAGGCTCGTAAGGAGAAGGAAAAGCATAGTTCATGACGTGCCCGGAGTTACCAGAGATATGGTAGAAGGTGTGGTTCAGTGGCGAGATAGGACTTTTACCGTTGCGGATACGGGAGGTGTGCTTGAGAAGGGTGATGAGATAGCAGAGGGCATCAAGAGGCAGGTACAAAGAGTTTTGTCTGAAGCTAAGGCGATAATATTCGTAGTGGATGGAAGGGAAGGGCTTACCGCTGGAGACCAGTATATAGCTAAGCTACTCTATCCATATAGGGAAAAGGTATTTATGGCGGTAAACAAAATTGATACAGACCGCTTAGAAGATAGAGTTTATGAATTTTACTCTCTTGGCTTTGAAAGGGTCTTTCCTATATCCGCACAGCATGGAAGGGGTATAGGTGAGCTTCTTGATAGCCTTGTAGCACTTATTCCAGAGGGTGAGGAGAAAAGTATAGAAGGCATACGCATAGCTTTCGTGGGAAGACCCAACGTGGGAAAGTCATCTCTAATAAACGCCATACTAAAAGAGGAAAGAGTTATAGTCTCTCCAATTGCAGGAACTACAAGGGATGCTATAGAAGTGCCCTTTTCCTTTGAAGGAAAAGACTTTGTTCTCATAGATACCGCAGGTATAAGGAGAAGGAGCAAGGTTGAATACGGTGTAGAGTTTTTCTCTGTAGGTAGGTCCATAAAAGCCATAGAGCTTTCGGACATATCCTGCCTTTTGATTGACCTCTCAGAAGGTGTAACCGCCCAAGACAAGAGGATAGGAGGTCTTATAGAGAGAAGATACAAGGGATGCGTAATAGTAGGCAACAAGGTGGACTTAGTAAAGGCAAGCAAGAGGGAGATAGAAAGTTATATAAGAAAGGAGCTGTATTTTCTTGATTTTGCACCCATTGTGCTAACTTCTGCTATTAAGGGGCAAGGAGTGGAGGACCTGCTTAGGGCTTGCGAGCTTGTTTGGAAAGACTACAACATACAACACAAAACTTCCTTTGTAAACAGAGCAATAGAAAAGGTCATAAGAGAAAAACATCCACCCTCTAAGAAGGGAAAGGAAGTAAAGATATACTATGCCTTTCAGGAGAGCACAAGACCACCAACCATTGTGGTATTTACAAACGACCCAGAGCTTTGGAGAAAGGATTACCTGAGGTTTTTTGAAAAGAAACTTAGAGAGCATCTTCAAATAAAGTATGCACCTATAAAGCTTATTTTAAAGGACAGGGAAGGTGCTGTAAAATAGAAGAGCTATGATAGCCAGCAGTTTTAAAAACCTTTGTCCTAACTGTGGAGGAGATATAAGTGCAGAGAGGCTTGAGCTTGGGCTTCCTTGTGAGAAGTGTATGCCAAGCTATGGAGAGCTTTGTGATAGTCTTGTAAGAGAGGGGGAGCTCAAAAGGCTTTGCCACGTGGAGGAAGAGCTAAGTTCTTGGGAAGCTCATTTTGAAAGTTTTTTGAGGTCAAAGCCTTGGAGTTTGCAGGTTAGCTGGGCAAAGAGGGTTTTTCTTGGAAACTCCTTTGGGCTTTTGGCACCTACTGGTGTTGGTAAAACTTCCTTTGGTCTTTCTATGGCAAGCTATTTTGCAAAGAAGGGTAAAAGGTCTTATGTGATACTTCCCACAAAGCTCTTGGTGGAGCAGGTGGTCCAAAGGCTTCTCAACTTTGGTCTAAAGGAGGAGGATATCCTATACTTTTCTGAAGAAAGCAAAAAACAAAAGGAACTTAGAAAGAAAAGGCTTCTGGAAGGGGACTTTAAGGTGCTTGTAAGCACTTCTATGTTTCTTTACAAAAACCATGAAACAATTCCAAGGGGTTTTGACTTTATTTTTGTGGATGATGTGGATTCCTTTCTTAAGACAGCCAAAAACATAGACAAGCTTCTTTTCCTCTTGGGCTTTGAGCAGGAGGATATTGACCTTGCCATGAAACTTATAAGGCTAAAGGGGGTTAGAAATAAAAAGGAAGAGGACTGGGAGGGTATAAAAGAGCTTTCAGAAAAGGTGAAGGAGCTTTCAAAGAAAAGAAGGGGTGTGCTTGTGGTTTCCTCTGCCACTTCCAACCCTCGCTCAAACAGGATAAAACTCTTTAGGGAACTCCTTGGTTTTGAAGTGGGAACTCCTACCTTTTACCTAAGAAACGTGGTAGACCTATATGAGGACATTGAGACAAAGCCTATAGAAGAATGGATAAGACTTCTGGGAAAGGGTGGATTGCTCTTTGTATCTTCAGATAGAAAGAAGGAGTTTGTGGATGAGCTTGTGTCATACCTGCAAGAAAGGGGTATAAGAGCGGTTTCTTACGAAAAGATGGACGAAGAGGTGTTAAGGGACTACGAGGAGGGTAAGATAGACCTTTTGGTGGGTATAGCGTCATACAGAAATCCTCTTGCGAGGGGTATAGACTTGCCTCACGTGATAAGGTATGCACTCTTTTATGGCGTTCCAAAGATAGTGATATCTCTAAAGTTTGAGAAAAACCTCTCTCATATCCTTTGGGCTCTTATGTCCTTACGGGGGCTTATAGCCAAAAGAATGCCTAACAGACTTAAGGAAGTGGACAAGTGGCTTGAAAGTCTAAGGAGGTATCAGTATCTTAGTGAAGACTTTCTAAAGGATAAGCCTGAGCTTGTGGAGAAGATAGACAAACTTAGAGAGGATGTGAGTGGCTTTCTTTTGGAAGAAGAAGTGCTTGAGCTAATCCAAGCCTCGGAGGAGATAACCCTAAGGAAGACAGAAGAAGGCTACCAGATAATAGTTTCTGACGCCACGGGCTATCTGCAGGCAAGTGGAAGGACTTCCCGTATGTTTGCAGGTGGCATAAGCAAGGGCATAAGCCTTGTGCTCGTGGATGACAAGAGGGCTTTTAGGCATCTTATAAGGAAGGTAAAATGGTTCAACGAGGAGATAGAGTTTAAGGCTTTTAGAGAAGAGGAGGTCAAAGGTCTTATAAAAGAGGTGGACACAGACAGAGAGAAGATAAGAAAGTTTCTTGCGGGTGAGGAAAAGCCAGAGAGTAAGGAGCTTTTAAAACCTGTGCTTATAGTGGTGGAGTCTCCCAATAAGGCAAAGACTATTGCTAACTTCTTTGGTAAAGCGGTAAGAAGGCGTGTGGGAGACCACGAGCTTATGGAGACCTCTGCAGAGGATAGATACATAATGATAACCGCAAGCCTTGGGCATGTGCTTGACCTAAACAAGGAAGAGGGCTTTCATGGCGTTTATATGGATGGGAAGCCTGTGCCTGTGTATGAAGCTATTGAAGGTAAAGAGAGGATAATTGAAAGCCTAAGGCGTATGGCAATGGAGGCTCAAGAGGTTCTAATAGCCACAGACCCAGACACAGAGGGTGAGAAGATAGGATGGGATATCGCATTATTGCTAAGGGCGTATAATTCTAACATAAGGAGGATGGAGTTTCACGAAGTTACGAAAAAGGCTATTAGGAAAGCCATAAGGGAAAGTAGGGATTTTGACCTTAACCTCGTAAAGGCACAAATACTTAGAAGGGTGGCGGACAGATGGGTAGGCTTTGAGTTTTCTAAGCTCCTGCAAAAAGCCTTTGGAAAGCAATGGCTTTCAGCTGGAAGGGTTCAAACTCCAGTCCTTGGCTGGATAATACAGAGAGAGAGGGAATACAGGCAGAAGGTTTACAAGATCGTGGTTCCATTGGACGATGGAGGAA contains these protein-coding regions:
- the rgy gene encoding reverse gyrase; the encoded protein is MIASSFKNLCPNCGGDISAERLELGLPCEKCMPSYGELCDSLVREGELKRLCHVEEELSSWEAHFESFLRSKPWSLQVSWAKRVFLGNSFGLLAPTGVGKTSFGLSMASYFAKKGKRSYVILPTKLLVEQVVQRLLNFGLKEEDILYFSEESKKQKELRKKRLLEGDFKVLVSTSMFLYKNHETIPRGFDFIFVDDVDSFLKTAKNIDKLLFLLGFEQEDIDLAMKLIRLKGVRNKKEEDWEGIKELSEKVKELSKKRRGVLVVSSATSNPRSNRIKLFRELLGFEVGTPTFYLRNVVDLYEDIETKPIEEWIRLLGKGGLLFVSSDRKKEFVDELVSYLQERGIRAVSYEKMDEEVLRDYEEGKIDLLVGIASYRNPLARGIDLPHVIRYALFYGVPKIVISLKFEKNLSHILWALMSLRGLIAKRMPNRLKEVDKWLESLRRYQYLSEDFLKDKPELVEKIDKLREDVSGFLLEEEVLELIQASEEITLRKTEEGYQIIVSDATGYLQASGRTSRMFAGGISKGISLVLVDDKRAFRHLIRKVKWFNEEIEFKAFREEEVKGLIKEVDTDREKIRKFLAGEEKPESKELLKPVLIVVESPNKAKTIANFFGKAVRRRVGDHELMETSAEDRYIMITASLGHVLDLNKEEGFHGVYMDGKPVPVYEAIEGKERIIESLRRMAMEAQEVLIATDPDTEGEKIGWDIALLLRAYNSNIRRMEFHEVTKKAIRKAIRESRDFDLNLVKAQILRRVADRWVGFEFSKLLQKAFGKQWLSAGRVQTPVLGWIIQREREYRQKVYKIVVPLDDGGRLRVDWSFESKEEAHTFYSMLSQIRVELIEERQELKNPPPPFSTDTMLKSASDAYRWSLPKTMSLAQTLFELGYITYHRTDSTRVSDYGIGLAKEYISEEFGEEYFHARVWGEGGAHECIRPTKGIDPEELRALFLSGQAEGLSKEHILLYELIFRQFMASQMKPVKLRVYKLHILADGREKEIEVPVEVLEDGWNRLIPLEVYKPILGSVDVSERKKLLSQPKAYLYTHGELVQEMKRRGIGRPSTYASIVEKLIERGYVIENKGFLIPTKLGKEVYSYLQSRKEVHEFLKEEFTRRLEELMDKVEEGKEDYADILNDLYRSIIELDKKLEVV
- the der gene encoding ribosome biogenesis GTPase Der translates to MVDILIVGRPNVGKSTLFNRLVRRRKSIVHDVPGVTRDMVEGVVQWRDRTFTVADTGGVLEKGDEIAEGIKRQVQRVLSEAKAIIFVVDGREGLTAGDQYIAKLLYPYREKVFMAVNKIDTDRLEDRVYEFYSLGFERVFPISAQHGRGIGELLDSLVALIPEGEEKSIEGIRIAFVGRPNVGKSSLINAILKEERVIVSPIAGTTRDAIEVPFSFEGKDFVLIDTAGIRRRSKVEYGVEFFSVGRSIKAIELSDISCLLIDLSEGVTAQDKRIGGLIERRYKGCVIVGNKVDLVKASKREIESYIRKELYFLDFAPIVLTSAIKGQGVEDLLRACELVWKDYNIQHKTSFVNRAIEKVIREKHPPSKKGKEVKIYYAFQESTRPPTIVVFTNDPELWRKDYLRFFEKKLREHLQIKYAPIKLILKDREGAVK
- a CDS encoding DUF190 domain-containing protein, encoding MQCETAILVRMFFGENDKYEGKPLYRYVVEFCREKGIAGATVFRGILGYGKSSVIHKASIFSLSSDLPIVVEIVDCEEKVQEILPELSRLVKEGVITLEKVKVIKPS